Proteins from one Desulfonema limicola genomic window:
- a CDS encoding anthranilate synthase component I family protein, translated as MLINQFPGKEDFCQMASQHNVIPVCAEVLADTETPVSLLKKIYKDKGPVFLLESVEGGERWGRYSFLSASAHINIKVFKNNVEIQKNGDVRQIPHKGDPLSVLREVMAQYNPAAVSGLPRFWGGMVGYLTYEMVSFFEDIPNNLPDDKPIAHFIIPDELLVFDNIRHTLTCVVISFINKNDDIEKTYKESYKRLQNLMNEMQVCLSYLEIQRDKTDLTIKTPLSDERFRQMIQKTKDYIRAGDIIQAVISQPFSCSPPPDLWTLYRAQRFVNPSPYLYFLHLENTALVGSSPEVMIRLENGVATLRPIAGTRPRGKNEQEDRSLADELLQDEKERAEHLMLVDLGRNDLGRVGETGSVQVTDLMVVERYSHVMHLVSNICCDLKTEYDAWDLLRATFPAGTLSGAPKVRAMEIIAELEDTPRGPYGGAVGYISFSGNMDMAITIRTACVENGVLTVRAGAGIVADSDPESERIETVNKARAIQKALQMVHKGLKTV; from the coding sequence ATGCTGATTAATCAATTTCCTGGCAAGGAAGATTTTTGTCAAATGGCATCACAGCATAATGTGATCCCTGTTTGTGCTGAGGTTCTTGCAGATACGGAAACCCCTGTATCTCTTTTAAAAAAAATCTATAAAGACAAGGGGCCTGTTTTTCTTCTTGAAAGTGTGGAAGGAGGGGAGCGCTGGGGCAGGTACAGCTTTTTAAGTGCATCAGCCCATATTAATATAAAGGTATTTAAAAATAATGTTGAAATTCAGAAAAACGGGGATGTAAGGCAGATTCCCCATAAGGGCGATCCCCTGTCAGTATTAAGAGAAGTCATGGCACAATACAATCCTGCCGCAGTTTCAGGTCTGCCCAGGTTCTGGGGAGGCATGGTGGGTTATTTAACCTATGAAATGGTTTCTTTTTTTGAAGATATTCCCAACAATCTTCCAGATGATAAACCCATTGCCCATTTTATCATACCTGACGAACTTTTGGTTTTTGACAATATCCGCCATACCCTTACATGTGTGGTAATTTCCTTTATCAATAAAAATGATGATATTGAAAAAACCTATAAAGAATCATATAAAAGGCTTCAAAACCTTATGAATGAGATGCAGGTCTGTCTTTCATATCTTGAAATACAAAGGGATAAGACTGATCTGACCATAAAAACCCCCCTGTCTGATGAAAGATTCAGGCAGATGATACAGAAAACAAAGGATTATATCAGGGCAGGGGATATTATCCAGGCAGTTATATCCCAGCCTTTTTCATGCTCTCCTCCCCCTGATTTATGGACTCTTTACCGTGCCCAGCGTTTTGTAAATCCGTCCCCGTATCTTTATTTTCTCCACCTGGAAAACACTGCACTGGTGGGTTCTTCGCCAGAGGTTATGATTCGCCTGGAAAACGGGGTTGCCACACTCAGGCCCATTGCAGGAACACGGCCAAGAGGGAAAAACGAACAGGAAGACCGCAGCCTTGCAGATGAGCTGCTCCAGGATGAAAAGGAGCGGGCAGAACACCTGATGCTTGTGGATTTGGGCAGAAACGATCTTGGACGGGTAGGAGAAACAGGAAGCGTCCAGGTAACGGATTTGATGGTGGTTGAAAGATATTCCCATGTCATGCACCTGGTATCAAATATCTGCTGCGATCTTAAAACCGAGTATGACGCATGGGATCTTCTCAGGGCAACATTTCCAGCCGGGACCCTTTCAGGCGCTCCAAAGGTAAGAGCCATGGAAATCATAGCAGAACTTGAAGACACGCCCAGGGGACCCTACGGCGGGGCAGTGGGTTATATTTCTTTCAGCGGTAATATGGACATGGCAATAACCATAAGAACCGCCTGTGTTGAAAATGGAGTCCTGACAGTGCGGGCAGGTGCGGGCATTGTGGCTGACTCTGATCCTGAAAGCGAGCGCATTGAAACTGTAAACAAAGCCAGGGCAATTCAAAAAGCATTGCAGATGGTTCATAAAGGTTTAAAAACCGTCTGA
- a CDS encoding anthranilate synthase component II has product MLIMIDNYDSFTYNLVQYLEGLGTQVKVFRNNKITIEEIEALKPRAIVISPGPGRPETAGISLDVIKKFSGKLPILGVCLGHQSIAHAMGGKVVSAKKLMHGKTSVITADGKNIYSGIKNPFQAMRYHSLAVSRENLPDCLIITSESEDGEIMGIRHKEHLTEGIQFHPESIMTPVGKRLLRNFLTLSENTSRREQ; this is encoded by the coding sequence ATGCTTATTATGATAGATAATTATGATTCATTTACATATAACCTGGTTCAATACCTTGAAGGACTTGGCACCCAGGTTAAGGTTTTTAGAAATAACAAGATTACGATTGAAGAAATTGAAGCTTTAAAACCCCGGGCAATTGTCATATCCCCAGGCCCTGGACGGCCTGAAACAGCAGGGATTTCCCTGGATGTTATAAAAAAATTTTCAGGAAAACTGCCCATCTTAGGCGTATGCCTTGGTCATCAGAGCATTGCCCATGCTATGGGAGGAAAGGTGGTTTCTGCAAAAAAGTTGATGCACGGGAAAACATCAGTTATAACTGCTGACGGGAAAAACATTTACAGCGGCATAAAAAATCCGTTCCAGGCAATGCGCTACCATTCCCTGGCTGTTTCCAGGGAAAATCTGCCTGACTGCCTTATTATTACATCAGAATCAGAAGACGGAGAAATCATGGGCATCCGCCATAAGGAACATCTTACAGAAGGAATCCAGTTTCACCCGGAATCAATCATGACACCGGTTGGAAAAAGACTTTTGAGAAATTTTTTAACATTATCAGAAAATACCAGCAGGAGGGAGCAATAA
- the trpD gene encoding anthranilate phosphoribosyltransferase, giving the protein MFRENLKKIVQKKNLTEEEMSFMLTEILSGNLKESQIGAFMAALATKGETFEEVAGAARAMRRKAVRIQTSAAMVVDTCGTGGDGLNTFNISTTTAFVVAGCDVIVAKHGNRSVSSKCGSADVLEKLGIKIDTAPEIVEEAVREIGIGFLFAPLYHSAMRFAANPRKEVGIRSIFNMLGPLTNPAAANCQLLGVYAPELTEMFANALRLLGTKRAFVVHGHDGLDEISVCAPTRISELNDKMIRTYDITPEQFFGKTARQEDMTGGTPEENAEITKNILNGEKGPKRNVVVLNASAALAAAGKADDLKSGIKMAEEAIDSGKAMEKLKALAEYTQENG; this is encoded by the coding sequence ATGTTTCGCGAAAATCTGAAAAAGATCGTACAGAAAAAAAATTTAACAGAAGAAGAAATGTCATTTATGCTGACAGAGATCTTGTCAGGAAACCTGAAAGAATCCCAGATTGGAGCATTTATGGCAGCCCTTGCCACAAAAGGGGAAACCTTTGAAGAGGTTGCAGGAGCAGCAAGAGCCATGAGACGCAAGGCAGTGCGCATCCAGACCTCGGCAGCAATGGTTGTTGATACATGCGGAACAGGGGGAGACGGGCTTAATACATTTAATATCTCAACCACAACAGCCTTTGTGGTTGCTGGATGCGATGTAATTGTTGCAAAACACGGAAACCGCTCTGTTTCCAGTAAATGCGGGAGTGCAGATGTTCTTGAAAAACTGGGAATAAAGATAGATACAGCCCCTGAAATAGTTGAAGAGGCTGTAAGGGAGATTGGAATAGGCTTTCTTTTTGCGCCTTTATATCACAGCGCCATGCGGTTTGCCGCCAATCCACGAAAAGAAGTGGGCATCAGGAGCATATTCAACATGCTCGGCCCCCTTACAAATCCTGCTGCTGCAAACTGCCAGCTTCTCGGAGTATATGCGCCAGAGCTTACCGAGATGTTTGCAAATGCCCTGCGCCTTCTTGGCACAAAACGGGCATTTGTTGTTCACGGCCATGACGGACTTGATGAAATCTCGGTCTGCGCTCCCACGCGCATATCAGAACTTAATGACAAAATGATAAGAACCTATGACATCACCCCTGAGCAGTTCTTTGGAAAAACAGCCCGGCAGGAAGATATGACAGGCGGAACCCCTGAAGAAAATGCAGAAATAACAAAAAATATTCTTAACGGGGAAAAAGGCCCGAAAAGAAATGTTGTTGTTCTCAATGCTTCTGCAGCCCTTGCTGCAGCCGGGAAAGCAGATGATCTTAAATCCGGTATAAAAATGGCAGAAGAAGCCATTGACAGCGGAAAAGCAATGGAAAAACTAAAAGCTCTTGCAGAATACACCCAGGAAAACGGCTAG
- the trpC gene encoding indole-3-glycerol phosphate synthase TrpC, producing the protein MSADILSRIVARKHEEVAEAEKLIPEKNLAEQAKARQDYRPFFKTLSKPGKSGVNIIAEIKRASPSKGIICPDLDPAEFARAYEKGGASCLSVLTDRDFFQGSINDLKAARKSVSLPVLRKDFMISPYQFYESAAMGADAVLLIVRILEPVQLKDFMQLAAELNLDTLTEVHSKAELETAVKAGAKLVGINNRNLGTFETNIQKAADLASLFTSDQVPVAESGIKTREDIISLQKAGIFNFLIGESIVRSPDPKAFLKSLAGRMKP; encoded by the coding sequence ATGAGTGCAGATATTTTAAGCCGGATTGTCGCCAGGAAACATGAGGAGGTTGCAGAAGCTGAAAAACTGATTCCTGAAAAAAACCTGGCTGAACAGGCAAAAGCCAGGCAGGACTACCGCCCTTTTTTCAAAACCCTGTCAAAACCGGGTAAATCAGGTGTTAATATAATAGCAGAAATAAAAAGAGCTTCTCCGTCAAAAGGCATTATCTGCCCTGATCTTGATCCTGCTGAATTTGCCAGGGCCTATGAAAAGGGCGGAGCCTCATGCCTTTCCGTGCTTACAGACCGGGATTTTTTCCAGGGCAGTATTAATGACTTGAAAGCTGCAAGAAAATCAGTATCCCTGCCGGTTCTTAGAAAGGATTTCATGATCTCACCTTACCAGTTTTACGAATCTGCGGCAATGGGAGCAGATGCAGTCCTTCTCATTGTCAGGATTCTTGAACCTGTGCAGTTAAAGGACTTTATGCAGCTTGCAGCAGAACTGAATCTTGATACCCTGACAGAAGTACATTCAAAAGCAGAGCTTGAAACAGCAGTAAAAGCAGGGGCAAAGCTCGTGGGCATAAACAACAGGAACCTGGGAACCTTTGAAACAAATATTCAAAAAGCAGCAGACCTGGCCTCCCTGTTTACATCTGATCAGGTTCCGGTTGCAGAAAGCGGGATAAAAACAAGGGAAGATATAATATCCCTGCAAAAAGCCGGTATATTTAATTTTCTCATAGGAGAAAGCATTGTCCGTTCTCCTGATCCAAAAGCATTTTTAAAATCTCTTGCAGGAAGAATGAAACCCTAA
- a CDS encoding phosphoribosylanthranilate isomerase — MEKDYIPQIKICGLTEVSQALECAALGPDAIGCVFFPKSPRNISQTRAKEICTALPPGITSVGVFVNETFSFIMRKVEFCGLKAVQLHGQEPPELVKQLRRENLKVIMGLFMTREPGLNQAEKYEADGFLIECGQGKLPGGNAKTWDWSSAKPFGEKYPFILAGGLSPDNVTQAVTQAQPDAVDVSSGVELSPGQKDINKVKKFIEQVKSCHIKRQGRVVW, encoded by the coding sequence ATGGAAAAAGATTATATTCCCCAGATCAAGATATGCGGACTTACAGAGGTTTCCCAGGCTCTTGAATGCGCAGCCCTCGGACCCGATGCCATAGGCTGCGTATTTTTCCCCAAAAGCCCCAGGAACATAAGCCAAACCAGGGCAAAGGAAATCTGCACAGCCCTGCCCCCTGGAATAACAAGCGTAGGGGTTTTTGTTAATGAAACCTTTTCTTTTATCATGAGAAAGGTCGAATTTTGCGGATTAAAGGCTGTCCAGCTTCACGGACAGGAACCGCCTGAACTGGTTAAGCAGTTACGCAGGGAAAACTTAAAGGTTATAATGGGGCTTTTCATGACCCGCGAACCTGGTCTTAACCAGGCTGAAAAATATGAAGCAGACGGATTTCTCATTGAATGCGGACAGGGAAAACTGCCCGGTGGAAATGCAAAAACATGGGACTGGTCATCAGCAAAACCATTTGGTGAAAAATACCCTTTTATTCTTGCAGGAGGACTTTCACCTGATAATGTAACCCAGGCAGTAACCCAGGCACAGCCAGATGCAGTTGACGTAAGTTCCGGTGTTGAGCTTTCACCTGGGCAAAAGGATATTAACAAGGTAAAAAAATTTATTGAACAGGTAAAATCCTGTCATATTAAAAGGCAGGGCAGAGTGGTTTGGTAA